One window of the Enterobacteriaceae endosymbiont of Donacia provostii genome contains the following:
- a CDS encoding glycoside hydrolase family 28 protein has translation MNNLFYRHVKNIFFNSIFIITVLFFHTHVYAQDTRAVHEPVIPKVCKILIADNKKDFTNEINNAIVGCAKQHKIISLLPSSKGDNYFFSGPIIIPSFGGILINKGVILSAINDPNLYDKGNQICGELDNIGKGCNPFITLKGENSGLYGEGYIDGQGGSILKNKKYTWWQLATEAKIKHKKQNNPHLIDIKSGKNISIYKLHLINSPNFHIVPYNTNGLTIWGIEINTPSDARNTDGIDPSSSQNITITHSNINTGDDNIAIKAGKNGPSKHISIIDNNFGHGHGMSIGSETNSGVSNVLVKNLTLQNATNGIRIKSDITRGGLVTDIYYENVCIFNVKNPIILDTHYSGKISEDKNIPRFKNIFFQNVEVLTPGVLKFDGLDEDNMIEVFVNNLHVRSGSSWVKNNVIIHGNIDNIIDIDICRKY, from the coding sequence ATGAATAATTTATTTTATAGGCATGTTAAAAATATTTTTTTTAATAGTATATTTATAATTACAGTTTTATTTTTTCATACACATGTATATGCACAAGATACACGTGCTGTTCATGAACCAGTAATACCTAAAGTATGTAAAATATTAATAGCAGATAATAAAAAAGATTTTACTAATGAAATTAATAATGCTATTGTAGGTTGTGCTAAACAACATAAGATAATTAGCTTATTACCTTCCAGTAAAGGAGATAATTATTTTTTTTCAGGACCTATTATTATTCCATCTTTTGGTGGAATTTTAATTAATAAGGGAGTTATACTTTCAGCAATTAATGATCCTAACTTATATGATAAGGGTAATCAAATATGTGGAGAGTTAGATAATATAGGTAAAGGATGTAATCCCTTTATAACTTTAAAAGGGGAAAATAGTGGTTTATATGGAGAAGGATATATTGACGGTCAAGGGGGTAGTATATTAAAAAATAAGAAATATACTTGGTGGCAATTAGCTACAGAAGCAAAAATTAAACATAAAAAACAAAATAATCCTCATTTAATTGATATTAAGTCAGGAAAAAATATATCTATATACAAATTACATTTAATAAATTCTCCCAATTTTCATATTGTACCCTATAATACAAATGGTTTAACTATTTGGGGTATAGAAATAAATACTCCTTCTGATGCTCGTAATACTGATGGTATAGATCCCTCTTCTTCTCAAAATATAACAATTACACATTCTAATATTAATACAGGAGATGATAATATAGCTATTAAAGCTGGTAAAAATGGGCCATCTAAACATATATCTATAATAGATAATAATTTTGGTCATGGACATGGTATGTCAATAGGAAGTGAAACAAATAGTGGAGTTAGTAATGTTCTTGTTAAAAATTTAACATTACAAAATGCAACTAATGGAATTAGAATTAAAAGTGATATTACTAGAGGGGGATTAGTTACTGATATTTATTATGAAAATGTTTGTATTTTTAATGTTAAAAATCCTATTATTTTAGATACTCATTATAGTGGCAAAATAAGTGAAGATAAAAATATACCAAGATTTAAAAATATTTTCTTCCAAAATGTTGAAGTTTTAACTCCTGGAGTATTAAAATTTGATGGATTAGATGAAGATAATATGATTGAGGTTTTTGTAAATAATCTTCATGTAAGAAGTGGATCTTCATGGGTTAAAAATAATGTTATAATTCATGGTAATATTGATAATATAATCGATATAGATATTTGTAGGAAGTATTAA
- a CDS encoding prephenate dehydratase domain-containing protein produces MLNKNNNIIINNNISDIKNIFLNLNNQNKEKIIAFLGPLYSYSHLAVLTYINNFFFKKKIINVSCHNFNEIFLHIKTGIIQIAIVPIINNHTGIIKEVLKYLKKNSTYVKIKTTIKLPIKNCLVTKKKNIFLNKIKKIYSHKEPLKQCSSFIKEHPLWEIKYCSSTSFAMNFIKNSSSQDNLAAIGNEIAARFYNLYIIKKNISNKKNNETTFLVLKKN; encoded by the coding sequence ATGTTAAATAAAAATAACAATATTATTATTAATAATAATATAAGTGATATAAAAAATATCTTTTTAAATTTAAATAATCAAAATAAAGAAAAGATCATTGCTTTTTTAGGTCCATTATATAGTTATTCTCATCTAGCTGTATTAACTTACATTAATAATTTTTTTTTTAAAAAAAAAATTATTAATGTAAGTTGTCATAATTTTAATGAAATTTTTTTACATATTAAAACAGGTATAATTCAAATAGCTATAGTTCCTATAATAAATAATCATACAGGAATTATTAAAGAAGTATTAAAATACTTAAAGAAAAATAGTACTTATGTAAAAATAAAAACAACTATAAAGTTACCCATTAAAAACTGTTTAGTTACCAAAAAAAAAAATATTTTTTTAAATAAAATAAAAAAAATCTATAGCCATAAAGAACCATTAAAACAATGTAGTTCTTTTATAAAAGAACATCCACTATGGGAAATAAAATACTGTTCAAGTACATCTTTTGCTATGAATTTCATTAAAAATTCTTCTTCACAAGATAATCTAGCAGCTATTGGAAATGAAATAGCTGCTAGATTTTATAATCTATATATTATAAAAAAAAATATATCAAATAAAAAAAATAATGAAACTACTTTTCTAGTTTTAAAAAAAAATTAA
- the trfA gene encoding plasmid replication initiator TrfA, producing the protein MYKKKKNFYERIRLLINKSNVINKKKTKKKEKKKELCLRKKKSINIQNFFPNISKNRRAVPNIILRSSLFGILKKGYRRYERNILKTSLNDFIIKFTGESLDQSDLDVWLECLYRFSKVPFGEKVIFSSYSFLKSIDRKTGKKDYEWLKSSLIRLSICSIEINYRDYFYIGHLLQEWYRNDKTKKNVIFLNKNIISFFTQSIWTIISLKERKKLKKRPLSQWIHCFYCTHNVPLYYKVITLKNLCGSKIIILWKFRQILKKSLFEVSLVTGWSCWIDKNDIVHVIKK; encoded by the coding sequence ATGTATAAAAAAAAAAAAAATTTTTACGAAAGAATTCGTTTACTCATTAATAAAAGTAATGTTATAAATAAAAAAAAAACAAAAAAAAAAGAAAAAAAAAAAGAACTATGTTTGAGAAAAAAAAAAAGTATTAATATACAAAATTTTTTTCCAAATATCTCAAAAAATAGAAGAGCTGTACCTAATATTATCTTACGTAGTTCTTTATTTGGTATTTTAAAAAAAGGATATAGAAGATATGAAAGAAATATCTTAAAAACATCACTAAATGATTTTATTATAAAATTTACTGGAGAAAGTTTAGATCAATCAGATTTAGATGTATGGTTAGAATGTTTGTATCGATTTTCAAAAGTACCATTTGGAGAAAAAGTTATTTTTTCATCTTATTCTTTTTTAAAATCCATAGATAGAAAAACAGGTAAAAAAGACTATGAATGGTTAAAATCATCTTTAATTAGGTTATCTATCTGTAGTATAGAAATTAATTATAGAGATTATTTCTATATAGGTCATCTGTTACAAGAATGGTATAGAAATGATAAAACTAAAAAAAATGTTATTTTTTTAAATAAAAATATAATATCTTTCTTTACTCAATCTATTTGGACTATAATTTCTTTAAAAGAAAGAAAAAAGCTAAAAAAAAGACCATTATCGCAATGGATACATTGTTTTTATTGTACTCATAATGTCCCCTTATATTATAAGGTAATAACTTTAAAAAACTTATGTGGAAGTAAAATTATTATTTTATGGAAGTTTAGACAAATTCTAAAAAAATCTTTATTTGAAGTTTCATTAGTTACAGGATGGAGTTGTTGGATAGATAAAAATGATATTGTACATGTTATTAAAAAATGA